The Bacillus solimangrovi genome has a segment encoding these proteins:
- a CDS encoding type III pantothenate kinase, with translation MIFVLDVGNTNTVLGVYHGDELKYHWRMETRRNKTEDEYAMTVKDLFAHKGLQFSDIEGIIISSVVPPIMFALERMCEKYFGIDPIVVGPGVKTGLNIKADNPREVGADRIVNAVAGIHEYGNPLVIVDFGTATTYCYIDERNQYMGGVIAPGINISTEALYEKASKLPRVEIARPDGIVGKNTVHAMQAGILYGYVGQVEGIVARMKEQAENKPIVIATGGLATLIAQETSIIDHVDPFLTLKGLQLIYSRNQQNN, from the coding sequence ATGATCTTTGTATTAGATGTGGGGAATACAAATACTGTGTTAGGGGTTTATCATGGTGATGAACTTAAATACCATTGGAGAATGGAGACACGACGAAATAAAACAGAAGATGAATATGCGATGACAGTGAAAGACCTTTTTGCTCATAAAGGTCTTCAATTTTCAGATATAGAGGGAATTATTATCTCATCTGTTGTTCCTCCGATTATGTTTGCGCTTGAACGGATGTGTGAGAAATATTTTGGTATAGATCCAATTGTTGTAGGTCCTGGTGTGAAGACCGGTTTAAACATTAAAGCGGATAATCCTCGTGAAGTCGGTGCAGATAGAATTGTAAATGCAGTTGCAGGAATCCATGAGTACGGTAATCCTCTTGTTATTGTAGACTTCGGAACAGCAACTACATACTGTTACATTGATGAGAGAAATCAGTATATGGGTGGTGTAATTGCACCTGGTATTAATATTTCTACAGAAGCATTGTATGAAAAGGCTTCTAAACTTCCACGAGTTGAAATTGCTCGTCCAGATGGTATTGTCGGAAAGAATACTGTACACGCTATGCAAGCGGGTATATTGTATGGCTATGTAGGACAAGTAGAAGGTATTGTAGCACGTATGAAAGAGCAAGCTGAGAATAAACCAATTGTAATAGCAACTGGTGGACTAGCGACATTAATCGCGCAGGAAACGAGCATTATTGATCATGTAGACCCATTTCTTACATTGAAAGGGCTACAGCTTATATATTCCCGTAATCAGCAGAACAACTAA
- the ftsH gene encoding ATP-dependent zinc metalloprotease FtsH, with product MNRIFRNTIFYLLIFLVVVGVVSLFNGGNQQTETLTYDEFQAALEQNNVEEIVVKPERNVYEVRGKLASSEEGQSFITYLPITDEINELLRAAGSNTLMQPADETSGWVTFFTSIIPFIIIFILFFFLLNQAQGGGSRVMNFGKSKAKLYNDEKKKVRFKDVAGADEEKQELVEVVDFLKDPRKFSAVGARIPKGVLLVGPPGTGKTLLARAVAGEAGVPFFTISGSDFVEMFVGVGASRVRDLFENAKKNAPCIIFIDEIDAVGRQRGAGLGGGHDEREQTLNQLLVEMDGFGANEGIIIIAATNRPDILDPALLRPGRFDRQITVNRPDVHGREEVLKVHARNKPLGEDVDLKTIAMRTPGFSGADLENLLNEAALVAARADRKQVVMEDIDEAIDRVIAGPAKKSRVVSKKERNIVAYHEAGHTVIGMVLDEADMVHKVTIVPRGQAGGYAVMLPKEDRYFQTKPELLDKITGLLGGRVAEELVLGEVSTGAHNDFQRATGIARRMVTEFGMSDKLGPLQFGSTSQGQVFLGRDINNEQNYSDTIAYEIDTEIQRIVKDCYQRAKDILTEHKEQHELIAQTLLEVETLDAEQIKGLFEEGKLPERIATSDDSSEQDNVKVNIKKKETEEDKEEDTKE from the coding sequence ATGAATCGTATCTTCCGAAATACAATATTTTATTTGTTGATTTTTCTAGTTGTGGTCGGTGTAGTAAGCCTCTTTAATGGAGGAAACCAACAGACCGAAACATTAACATACGATGAGTTCCAAGCAGCTTTGGAACAAAATAATGTTGAGGAGATCGTTGTTAAACCAGAAAGAAATGTTTATGAAGTTCGAGGTAAATTAGCTTCATCTGAAGAAGGTCAAAGTTTTATAACTTATTTGCCAATTACGGATGAAATTAATGAATTACTGAGAGCAGCAGGATCTAATACTCTCATGCAGCCTGCTGATGAGACAAGTGGATGGGTTACGTTCTTCACGTCCATTATTCCATTCATCATTATCTTTATCCTGTTCTTCTTCTTACTCAATCAAGCTCAAGGCGGTGGAAGCCGTGTAATGAACTTCGGTAAGAGTAAGGCAAAATTATACAATGATGAGAAGAAAAAGGTACGCTTTAAAGATGTTGCAGGGGCTGATGAGGAGAAGCAAGAACTTGTTGAGGTTGTGGACTTCTTAAAAGACCCTCGTAAATTCTCAGCTGTCGGTGCACGTATCCCTAAAGGTGTTCTATTAGTAGGACCTCCAGGAACAGGTAAGACATTACTTGCACGTGCAGTAGCAGGTGAAGCGGGTGTTCCATTCTTTACAATTAGTGGTTCAGATTTTGTTGAAATGTTTGTAGGGGTCGGTGCATCTCGTGTACGTGACCTATTTGAAAATGCCAAGAAAAATGCACCTTGTATTATTTTCATTGATGAAATTGATGCAGTAGGGCGTCAGCGTGGTGCTGGTTTAGGTGGCGGTCATGATGAGCGCGAACAAACATTAAATCAGTTACTCGTTGAAATGGATGGATTTGGTGCCAATGAAGGGATTATTATTATCGCGGCTACTAACCGACCAGATATTCTAGACCCTGCCTTATTACGTCCAGGTCGTTTTGACCGTCAAATCACGGTGAATCGTCCTGATGTACATGGACGTGAAGAGGTATTGAAAGTTCATGCACGAAACAAACCTCTTGGTGAAGACGTAGATTTGAAGACAATTGCGATGCGAACTCCTGGATTCTCTGGTGCAGACTTGGAGAACTTGTTGAATGAAGCAGCACTTGTGGCAGCTCGTGCCGACAGAAAGCAAGTAGTGATGGAGGACATTGATGAAGCAATTGATCGTGTAATTGCCGGACCTGCTAAGAAGAGCCGAGTGGTTTCAAAGAAGGAACGTAATATTGTTGCTTACCATGAAGCGGGTCATACAGTAATCGGAATGGTACTAGATGAAGCTGATATGGTTCATAAGGTAACGATCGTTCCTCGTGGCCAAGCTGGTGGGTACGCGGTGATGCTTCCTAAAGAAGATCGATATTTCCAAACAAAACCAGAGTTGCTAGATAAAATTACAGGACTACTTGGAGGTCGTGTTGCAGAGGAGCTTGTACTTGGTGAAGTGAGTACAGGTGCACATAACGATTTCCAACGAGCGACTGGAATAGCAAGACGAATGGTTACTGAATTTGGAATGAGTGATAAACTTGGACCATTGCAATTTGGTAGTACGTCTCAAGGTCAAGTATTCTTAGGACGAGATATCAATAATGAGCAAAACTACAGTGATACAATTGCTTATGAAATAGATACTGAAATTCAACGCATTGTGAAAGATTGTTATCAACGTGCTAAAGATATACTGACTGAACATAAAGAACAACACGAATTAATTGCACAGACGTTATTAGAGGTAGAGACACTGGATGCTGAACAAATTAAAGGTTTGTTTGAAGAAGGTAAACTACCAGAACGTATAGCTACTTCTGATGATTCTTCTGAACAAGATAATGTGAAAGTAAACATTAAGAAGAAAGAAACAGAAGAAGATAAGGAAGAAGACACTAAAGAATAA
- a CDS encoding protein kinase domain-containing protein has translation MHTSKSQDINIQPGTVIQGKWHHNCYQIIRQLGKGATGVVYLAQSDRQLVAVKISEDSMAITSEVNVLKSLSKVQGPALGPSLLDVDDWVRDNKQSISFYAMEYLKGERTVNFVQKKGESWIFVFLSQLLTDLSELHKAGWVFGDLKPDNLLITGPPPKIRWLDVGGTTILGRAIKEYTEFYDRGYWGLGTRKAEPSYDLFAVAIICIELAKGRQFKKDGRGIKQLDEYINSHRVLAKIRPVLLRALQGKYKHAHEMKEDLMQTFYKQSQEQCENSGEEQHKQILNKPQSRVVKRKFKGLLETAIVTVLLFTVYFLYVYFKMI, from the coding sequence ATGCATACTTCGAAGAGTCAGGACATTAATATACAACCAGGAACAGTTATACAAGGAAAGTGGCATCATAATTGTTATCAAATAATAAGACAGCTCGGTAAGGGAGCGACAGGGGTTGTCTATTTAGCGCAGTCAGATCGACAGTTAGTTGCAGTTAAAATAAGTGAGGATAGTATGGCAATTACTTCTGAAGTGAATGTGCTCAAATCTCTTTCTAAGGTCCAGGGTCCCGCTCTTGGACCTTCTTTGCTTGATGTAGATGATTGGGTTAGAGATAATAAACAATCGATATCATTCTATGCAATGGAGTATTTGAAAGGAGAAAGGACAGTAAATTTTGTGCAAAAAAAAGGTGAGAGCTGGATTTTCGTGTTCCTTTCTCAGTTACTTACCGATTTGAGTGAATTACATAAAGCAGGCTGGGTATTTGGTGATTTGAAGCCTGATAATTTACTCATAACAGGTCCTCCACCTAAAATACGTTGGTTAGATGTCGGGGGTACGACGATATTAGGAAGGGCAATTAAGGAGTATACAGAATTCTATGATAGGGGGTATTGGGGTTTAGGTACGAGAAAGGCAGAACCTTCTTATGACTTATTTGCAGTAGCTATTATTTGTATTGAACTAGCCAAAGGGAGGCAGTTTAAGAAGGATGGAAGAGGAATTAAGCAGTTAGACGAATATATAAATAGTCACAGAGTGTTAGCTAAAATTCGCCCTGTTTTATTGCGTGCATTACAAGGAAAATATAAGCATGCGCATGAGATGAAGGAAGATTTAATGCAAACATTTTATAAGCAGTCACAGGAACAATGTGAAAATAGTGGAGAAGAACAGCATAAACAGATTCTTAATAAACCTCAATCTAGAGTTGTAAAGAGAAAATTCAAGGGGCTGTTAGAGACTGCTATTGTTACAGTGTTATTATTTACTGTTTATTTTTTGTATGTCTATTTTAAAATGATCTAG
- a CDS encoding VWA domain-containing protein, with the protein MKKGTLKQVLLITDGCSNQGEDPVAMAALAKEQGITINVIGVIQNDDVSEQGKREIENIALSGGGISQIVYAQMLSQTVQMVTRKAMTQTLHGIVNNELKQILGKQTSMEELSPEKRGEVMEVVDELGETMSLEVLILVDTSASMRDKLPTVKEALLDLSISLNARIGDNQFSVFAFPGKKQEVDKILDWTPQMESISSIFPKLATGGITPTGPAIQAAMGHFKRKRSLRSLISRDDAYFEESGH; encoded by the coding sequence ATGAAAAAGGGTACGTTAAAACAAGTGCTACTTATAACAGATGGCTGTTCAAATCAGGGAGAAGATCCAGTAGCGATGGCAGCGTTAGCGAAGGAACAAGGTATTACCATTAATGTAATTGGTGTTATTCAAAATGATGATGTAAGTGAACAAGGAAAGCGAGAGATTGAAAATATTGCGTTAAGTGGAGGTGGTATTAGTCAAATTGTTTACGCGCAAATGCTTTCTCAAACTGTTCAAATGGTAACGAGAAAAGCGATGACTCAAACGTTACATGGAATAGTTAATAATGAATTGAAACAAATTTTAGGCAAACAAACATCAATGGAGGAACTCTCACCAGAAAAACGTGGTGAAGTGATGGAAGTTGTCGATGAATTAGGGGAAACGATGAGTCTAGAAGTTCTTATTCTCGTAGATACGAGTGCGAGTATGCGTGATAAACTTCCGACTGTAAAGGAAGCACTATTGGATCTATCAATTAGTCTTAATGCTCGTATCGGTGATAATCAATTTTCGGTGTTTGCATTTCCTGGGAAGAAGCAAGAGGTAGATAAAATTCTAGATTGGACGCCTCAAATGGAATCTATCTCATCCATCTTTCCAAAGCTTGCTACAGGCGGAATTACACCAACTGGACCAGCTATACAAGCTGCAATGGGCCATTTTAAGAGAAAACGTTCATTGAGGAGTTTGATTTCACGTGATGATGCATACTTCGAAGAGTCAGGACATTAA
- the tilS gene encoding tRNA lysidine(34) synthetase TilS, whose amino-acid sequence MEQNVESFISKHQLIDDGDKIVVGLSGGPDSLALLHILWKMSKKRDLTIIAAHLNHNFRGVEAEEDCSFVKHFCKSIGIHIIAESIDVPAYQKKHQLNPQQAARDCRYAFYKSVMESVSANKLALGHHGDDQIETMLMRTVRGNLDAMSGIPVKRPFSLGVIIRPLLNLSKQQIEAYCERENLYPRRDSSNEKEGYTRNRYRKHILPFLKKENPRVHEHMQYMSEVIREESQLLNTLAWEKVLSALIEQTQESCTLDIKLFKMVPVPLQRRGIHLILKYLYNNKVERYSSIHIEEILRLIKSDRPSGYITLPNQLRIVRKYDRCMMTFNIESSAPFNYELYAPGKIESDQFVLEAIISFDNTLDNNYDDYFKISYDFTNTPLIVRTYQPGDRMVVFPNGQTKKVSRIFIDEKVPKLSRKNIPIVTDQTGHILWIPTVKKTYQSNASKSEDEIVLTFRSLTAGFHKTP is encoded by the coding sequence GTGGAGCAAAATGTTGAGTCATTTATTTCTAAGCATCAATTAATTGATGATGGAGATAAAATTGTTGTTGGTTTATCTGGTGGACCTGATTCATTAGCGTTGTTGCATATTTTATGGAAAATGAGTAAGAAGAGGGATCTCACAATTATTGCTGCACATTTGAATCATAATTTTCGTGGTGTCGAAGCAGAAGAAGATTGTTCATTTGTGAAACATTTTTGTAAGTCAATCGGTATACATATTATTGCTGAGAGTATTGATGTGCCAGCTTATCAAAAAAAACATCAATTAAACCCTCAACAGGCTGCTCGTGATTGTAGATATGCATTTTATAAAAGCGTGATGGAGAGTGTAAGTGCTAATAAGCTAGCGTTAGGTCATCATGGTGATGATCAGATTGAAACAATGCTAATGCGAACAGTTAGAGGAAACCTCGATGCAATGAGTGGGATTCCGGTGAAACGTCCGTTTTCATTAGGAGTAATTATTCGCCCTTTATTAAACCTATCGAAGCAGCAGATAGAAGCTTATTGTGAACGAGAAAACCTCTATCCACGTAGAGATTCAAGCAATGAGAAGGAAGGGTATACGCGTAATCGTTATAGAAAACACATATTACCATTCCTTAAGAAAGAGAACCCCAGAGTGCATGAACATATGCAATATATGAGTGAGGTAATACGCGAAGAATCACAGTTATTAAATACTTTGGCCTGGGAAAAAGTATTAAGTGCATTAATTGAACAAACACAAGAGAGTTGTACATTGGATATTAAGCTATTTAAGATGGTTCCCGTTCCTTTACAAAGGAGGGGTATTCATCTAATATTAAAATATCTTTACAACAATAAGGTTGAGCGTTATTCATCCATACATATTGAAGAAATTTTACGCTTAATTAAAAGTGACCGTCCATCTGGGTACATAACTTTACCAAATCAGTTGCGAATCGTCCGAAAATATGATAGATGTATGATGACATTCAATATTGAATCGTCAGCTCCATTCAATTACGAACTTTATGCACCAGGGAAAATTGAAAGTGATCAATTTGTATTGGAAGCAATTATAAGTTTTGATAATACGTTAGATAATAATTATGATGATTATTTTAAAATATCTTATGATTTCACCAATACTCCTCTTATTGTTCGTACATATCAACCGGGAGACAGGATGGTAGTATTCCCAAATGGACAAACAAAGAAGGTCAGTCGGATCTTTATTGATGAAAAGGTCCCGAAATTAAGCCGAAAGAACATACCTATTGTCACTGACCAAACAGGTCATATTCTTTGGATTCCAACAGTAAAGAAGACGTATCAAAGCAATGCTTCAAAGTCAGAAGATGAAATTGTGTTAACGTTCCGTTCATTAACAGCGGGATTTCATAAAACACCATGA
- the hpt gene encoding hypoxanthine phosphoribosyltransferase, whose amino-acid sequence MHDEIQKVLISEEEIQKQVKETAKILSEDYKERFPLAIGVLKGAMPFMGDLLKRMDIHLEMDFMDVSSYGNSTVSSGEVKILKDLDTSVEGRDILIIEDIIDSGLTLSYLVELFRYRKANSIKIVTLLDKPSGRKVDIKADYVCFEVPDEFVVGYGLDYAERYRNLPYVGVLKPEIYE is encoded by the coding sequence ATGCATGATGAAATTCAAAAGGTACTCATCTCAGAAGAAGAAATTCAAAAGCAAGTAAAAGAAACAGCAAAGATTTTATCTGAGGATTATAAAGAGCGTTTTCCGTTGGCAATTGGCGTACTAAAGGGTGCTATGCCTTTTATGGGTGATTTGTTAAAACGTATGGACATTCATCTAGAAATGGACTTTATGGATGTTTCAAGTTACGGAAACTCGACTGTTTCTTCAGGTGAAGTTAAAATTTTGAAAGATTTGGATACATCTGTAGAAGGAAGAGACATATTAATAATTGAGGATATCATCGACAGTGGTTTAACGTTAAGCTACTTAGTTGAGCTTTTCCGTTACCGTAAAGCAAATTCAATTAAGATTGTTACATTACTTGATAAACCATCAGGTCGAAAAGTAGATATTAAAGCTGATTATGTATGTTTTGAAGTACCTGATGAATTTGTTGTAGGTTATGGGTTAGACTATGCGGAACGTTATCGTAATCTTCCGTATGTAGGTGTTTTGAAGCCAGAGATTTATGAATAG